From Elephas maximus indicus isolate mEleMax1 chromosome 25, mEleMax1 primary haplotype, whole genome shotgun sequence, the proteins below share one genomic window:
- the MATN4 gene encoding matrilin-4 isoform X5, translated as MRPLPPPAPAAWQSPPRVRRPRRYLVQVPGRLRPSAPLCGRASELSGRFSAMRGLLCSPLPLLFMLLLPWETQLQFTGPKCRSGPLDLVFVIDSSRSVRPFEFETMRQFLVGLLRGLDVGPNATRVGVIQYSSQVQSVFPLGAFSRHEDMERAIRALVPLAQGTMTGLAIQYAMNVAFSVAEGARPPEARVPRVAVIVTDGRPQDRVAEVAAQARARGIEIYAVGVQRADVGSLRAMASPPLNEHVFLVESFDLIQEFGLQFQGRLCAIDHCSFGNHSCQHECVSTLSGPRCHCREGHDLLSDGRRCQARDLCNGVDHGCEFRCVSDGLSYRCLCPEGRQLQADGKSCSRCREGHVDLVLLVDGSKSVRPQNFELVKRFVNQIVDFLDVSPEGTRVGLVQFSSRVRTEFPLGRYGTAAEVKQAVLAIEYMERGTMTGMALRHLVEHSFSEAQGARPRALNVPRVGLVFTDGRSQDDISLWAARAKEEGIVMYAVGVGKAVEEELREIASEPSELHVSYSPDFSTMAHLLENLKGSICPEEGISAGTELRSPCDCESLMEFQGRTLGALDSLTQNLAQLTARLEDLENQLANQK; from the exons CGCCATGAGGGGCCTTCTGTGCTCACCACTGCCCTTGCTGTTCATGCTCCTCCTGCCCTGGGAAACTCAGCTCCAGTTCACAG GTCCCAAGTGCAGATCTGGCCCCCTAGATTTGGTGTTCGTGATTGACAGCTCCCGGAGCGTACGCCCTTTTGAGTTCGAGACCATGAGGCAGTTCCTGGTGGGCCTGCTGCGCGGCTTGGATGTGGGGCCCAACGCCACGCGCGTCGGTGTGATCCAGTATTCGAGTCAAGTGCAGAGCGTCTTCCCTCTTGGCGCCTTCTCCCGCCACGAAGACATGGAGCGCGCCATCCGTGCCCTGGTGCCGCTGGCGCAGGGCACCATGACTGGGCTGGCAATCCAGTACGCCATGAATGTGGCCTTCAGCGTGGCCGAGGGCGCGCGCCCCCCAGAGGCGCGTGTGCCGCGCGTCGCCGTCATCGTGACCGACGGGCGGCCCCAGGACCGCGTGGCCGAGGTGGCGGCTCAGGCGCGCGCCCGCGGCATTGAGATCTATGCTGTAGGGGTGCAGCGCGCCGACGTGGGCTCGTTGCGCGCCATGGCGTCGCCTCCGCTGAATGAGCATGTCTTCCTTGTCGAGTCCTTCGATCTTATCCAAGAGTTTGGGCTGCAGTTCCAGGGCCGGCTGTGCG CTATCGACCACTGCAGCTTCGGGAATCACAGCTGCCAGCACGAGTGTGTCAGCACCCTCAGTGGGCCACGGTGCCACTGCAGAGAGGGCCATGATTTGCTGTCCGATGGGAGGCGCTGTCAGG CCCGGGACCTTTGCAATGGTGTGGACCATGGCTGTGAATTCCGGTGTGTGAGTGATGGCCTCTCCTATCGCTGCCTGTGCCCTGAGGGGCGGCAGCTCCAGGCAGATGGCAAGAGTTGCAGCC GGTGCCGGGAAGGCCATGTGGACCTGGTTCTGCTCGTCGATGGCTCCAAGAGCGTGCGCCCGCAGAACTTCGAGCTGGTGAAGCGCTTCGTGAACCAGATCGTGGACTTCCTGGACGTGTCCCCCGAGGGCACGCGCGTGGGGCTGGTGCAGTTCTCTAGCCGCGTGCGCACCGAGTTCCCTTTGGGCCGCTACGGGACGGCGGCGGAGGTGAAGCAGGCGGTGCTGGCGATAGAGTACATGGAGCGCGGCACTATGACCGGCATGGCGCTGCGCCACCTGGTGGAGCACAGCTTCTCCGAAGCGCAGGGTGCACGGCCCCGCGCCCTCAACGTGCCTCGCGTCGGCCTGGTCTTTACGGATGGCCGCTCCCAGGACGACATCTCCTTGTGGGCGGCGCGCGCCAAGGAGGAAG GCATTGTCATGTACGCCGTGGGCGTGGGCAAGGCGGTGGAGGAGGAGCTGCGGGAGATCGCCTCGGAGCCATCGGAGCTGCATGTGTCCTACTCCCCGGACTTCAGCACCATGGCGCACCTGCTGGAGAACCTCAAAGGCAGCATCTGTCCGG AGGAGGGCATCAGCGCCGGGACGGAGCTGCGGAGCCCGTGTGACTGCGAAAGCCTCATGGAGTTCCAGGGCCGCACGCTAGGAGCGCTCGACAGTCTGACCCAGAAC CTGGCCCAGCTGACCGCGCGCCTGGAGGACCTGGAGAACCAGCTGGCCAACCAGAAGTGA
- the MATN4 gene encoding matrilin-4 isoform X2 translates to MRPLPPPAPAAWQSPPRVRRPRRYLVQVPGRLRPSAPLCGRASELSGRFSAMRGLLCSPLPLLFMLLLPWETQLQFTGPKCRSGPLDLVFVIDSSRSVRPFEFETMRQFLVGLLRGLDVGPNATRVGVIQYSSQVQSVFPLGAFSRHEDMERAIRALVPLAQGTMTGLAIQYAMNVAFSVAEGARPPEARVPRVAVIVTDGRPQDRVAEVAAQARARGIEIYAVGVQRADVGSLRAMASPPLNEHVFLVESFDLIQEFGLQFQGRLCGKDLCAEGGHGCQHQCVSALDMYHCTCNPGYQLAADNKSCLAVDLCAQGTHGCAHHCVSSPGSYSCRCRAGFVLQRDQRSCRAIDHCSFGNHSCQHECVSTLSGPRCHCREGHDLLSDGRRCQARDLCNGVDHGCEFRCVSDGLSYRCLCPEGRQLQADGKSCSRCREGHVDLVLLVDGSKSVRPQNFELVKRFVNQIVDFLDVSPEGTRVGLVQFSSRVRTEFPLGRYGTAAEVKQAVLAIEYMERGTMTGMALRHLVEHSFSEAQGARPRALNVPRVGLVFTDGRSQDDISLWAARAKEEGIVMYAVGVGKAVEEELREIASEPSELHVSYSPDFSTMAHLLENLKGSICPVAFQKQLEKTRPRDMGRTSTCDHYVTFHQGQLGN, encoded by the exons CGCCATGAGGGGCCTTCTGTGCTCACCACTGCCCTTGCTGTTCATGCTCCTCCTGCCCTGGGAAACTCAGCTCCAGTTCACAG GTCCCAAGTGCAGATCTGGCCCCCTAGATTTGGTGTTCGTGATTGACAGCTCCCGGAGCGTACGCCCTTTTGAGTTCGAGACCATGAGGCAGTTCCTGGTGGGCCTGCTGCGCGGCTTGGATGTGGGGCCCAACGCCACGCGCGTCGGTGTGATCCAGTATTCGAGTCAAGTGCAGAGCGTCTTCCCTCTTGGCGCCTTCTCCCGCCACGAAGACATGGAGCGCGCCATCCGTGCCCTGGTGCCGCTGGCGCAGGGCACCATGACTGGGCTGGCAATCCAGTACGCCATGAATGTGGCCTTCAGCGTGGCCGAGGGCGCGCGCCCCCCAGAGGCGCGTGTGCCGCGCGTCGCCGTCATCGTGACCGACGGGCGGCCCCAGGACCGCGTGGCCGAGGTGGCGGCTCAGGCGCGCGCCCGCGGCATTGAGATCTATGCTGTAGGGGTGCAGCGCGCCGACGTGGGCTCGTTGCGCGCCATGGCGTCGCCTCCGCTGAATGAGCATGTCTTCCTTGTCGAGTCCTTCGATCTTATCCAAGAGTTTGGGCTGCAGTTCCAGGGCCGGCTGTGCG GGAAGGATCTATGTGCAGAGGGGGGACATGGATGCCAACACCAATGTGTCAGCGCCCTGGACATGTACCACTGCACCTGCAACCCCGGCTACCAGCTAGCAGCAGATAACAAGAGCTGTTTGG CTGTTGACCTGTGCGCCCAAGGGACCCACGGATGTGCACACCACTGTGTCAGCTCCCCGGGCTCCTATTCCTGTCGCTGCCGAGCTGGCTTTGTGCTCCAGCGGGACCAAAGGAGCTGCAGAG CTATCGACCACTGCAGCTTCGGGAATCACAGCTGCCAGCACGAGTGTGTCAGCACCCTCAGTGGGCCACGGTGCCACTGCAGAGAGGGCCATGATTTGCTGTCCGATGGGAGGCGCTGTCAGG CCCGGGACCTTTGCAATGGTGTGGACCATGGCTGTGAATTCCGGTGTGTGAGTGATGGCCTCTCCTATCGCTGCCTGTGCCCTGAGGGGCGGCAGCTCCAGGCAGATGGCAAGAGTTGCAGCC GGTGCCGGGAAGGCCATGTGGACCTGGTTCTGCTCGTCGATGGCTCCAAGAGCGTGCGCCCGCAGAACTTCGAGCTGGTGAAGCGCTTCGTGAACCAGATCGTGGACTTCCTGGACGTGTCCCCCGAGGGCACGCGCGTGGGGCTGGTGCAGTTCTCTAGCCGCGTGCGCACCGAGTTCCCTTTGGGCCGCTACGGGACGGCGGCGGAGGTGAAGCAGGCGGTGCTGGCGATAGAGTACATGGAGCGCGGCACTATGACCGGCATGGCGCTGCGCCACCTGGTGGAGCACAGCTTCTCCGAAGCGCAGGGTGCACGGCCCCGCGCCCTCAACGTGCCTCGCGTCGGCCTGGTCTTTACGGATGGCCGCTCCCAGGACGACATCTCCTTGTGGGCGGCGCGCGCCAAGGAGGAAG GCATTGTCATGTACGCCGTGGGCGTGGGCAAGGCGGTGGAGGAGGAGCTGCGGGAGATCGCCTCGGAGCCATCGGAGCTGCATGTGTCCTACTCCCCGGACTTCAGCACCATGGCGCACCTGCTGGAGAACCTCAAAGGCAGCATCTGTCCGG ttgcctttcagaagcagctggagaaaaccaggcctaGGGACAtgggcagaacatccacctgtgaccactatgtgaccttccaccaagggcagctggggaattga
- the MATN4 gene encoding matrilin-4 isoform X3, giving the protein MRGLLCSPLPLLFMLLLPWETQLQFTGPKCRSGPLDLVFVIDSSRSVRPFEFETMRQFLVGLLRGLDVGPNATRVGVIQYSSQVQSVFPLGAFSRHEDMERAIRALVPLAQGTMTGLAIQYAMNVAFSVAEGARPPEARVPRVAVIVTDGRPQDRVAEVAAQARARGIEIYAVGVQRADVGSLRAMASPPLNEHVFLVESFDLIQEFGLQFQGRLCGKDLCAEGGHGCQHQCVSALDMYHCTCNPGYQLAADNKSCLAVDLCAQGTHGCAHHCVSSPGSYSCRCRAGFVLQRDQRSCRAIDHCSFGNHSCQHECVSTLSGPRCHCREGHDLLSDGRRCQARDLCNGVDHGCEFRCVSDGLSYRCLCPEGRQLQADGKSCSRCREGHVDLVLLVDGSKSVRPQNFELVKRFVNQIVDFLDVSPEGTRVGLVQFSSRVRTEFPLGRYGTAAEVKQAVLAIEYMERGTMTGMALRHLVEHSFSEAQGARPRALNVPRVGLVFTDGRSQDDISLWAARAKEEGIVMYAVGVGKAVEEELREIASEPSELHVSYSPDFSTMAHLLENLKGSICPEEGISAGTELRSPCDCESLMEFQGRTLGALDSLTQNLAQLTARLEDLENQLANQK; this is encoded by the exons ATGAGGGGCCTTCTGTGCTCACCACTGCCCTTGCTGTTCATGCTCCTCCTGCCCTGGGAAACTCAGCTCCAGTTCACAG GTCCCAAGTGCAGATCTGGCCCCCTAGATTTGGTGTTCGTGATTGACAGCTCCCGGAGCGTACGCCCTTTTGAGTTCGAGACCATGAGGCAGTTCCTGGTGGGCCTGCTGCGCGGCTTGGATGTGGGGCCCAACGCCACGCGCGTCGGTGTGATCCAGTATTCGAGTCAAGTGCAGAGCGTCTTCCCTCTTGGCGCCTTCTCCCGCCACGAAGACATGGAGCGCGCCATCCGTGCCCTGGTGCCGCTGGCGCAGGGCACCATGACTGGGCTGGCAATCCAGTACGCCATGAATGTGGCCTTCAGCGTGGCCGAGGGCGCGCGCCCCCCAGAGGCGCGTGTGCCGCGCGTCGCCGTCATCGTGACCGACGGGCGGCCCCAGGACCGCGTGGCCGAGGTGGCGGCTCAGGCGCGCGCCCGCGGCATTGAGATCTATGCTGTAGGGGTGCAGCGCGCCGACGTGGGCTCGTTGCGCGCCATGGCGTCGCCTCCGCTGAATGAGCATGTCTTCCTTGTCGAGTCCTTCGATCTTATCCAAGAGTTTGGGCTGCAGTTCCAGGGCCGGCTGTGCG GGAAGGATCTATGTGCAGAGGGGGGACATGGATGCCAACACCAATGTGTCAGCGCCCTGGACATGTACCACTGCACCTGCAACCCCGGCTACCAGCTAGCAGCAGATAACAAGAGCTGTTTGG CTGTTGACCTGTGCGCCCAAGGGACCCACGGATGTGCACACCACTGTGTCAGCTCCCCGGGCTCCTATTCCTGTCGCTGCCGAGCTGGCTTTGTGCTCCAGCGGGACCAAAGGAGCTGCAGAG CTATCGACCACTGCAGCTTCGGGAATCACAGCTGCCAGCACGAGTGTGTCAGCACCCTCAGTGGGCCACGGTGCCACTGCAGAGAGGGCCATGATTTGCTGTCCGATGGGAGGCGCTGTCAGG CCCGGGACCTTTGCAATGGTGTGGACCATGGCTGTGAATTCCGGTGTGTGAGTGATGGCCTCTCCTATCGCTGCCTGTGCCCTGAGGGGCGGCAGCTCCAGGCAGATGGCAAGAGTTGCAGCC GGTGCCGGGAAGGCCATGTGGACCTGGTTCTGCTCGTCGATGGCTCCAAGAGCGTGCGCCCGCAGAACTTCGAGCTGGTGAAGCGCTTCGTGAACCAGATCGTGGACTTCCTGGACGTGTCCCCCGAGGGCACGCGCGTGGGGCTGGTGCAGTTCTCTAGCCGCGTGCGCACCGAGTTCCCTTTGGGCCGCTACGGGACGGCGGCGGAGGTGAAGCAGGCGGTGCTGGCGATAGAGTACATGGAGCGCGGCACTATGACCGGCATGGCGCTGCGCCACCTGGTGGAGCACAGCTTCTCCGAAGCGCAGGGTGCACGGCCCCGCGCCCTCAACGTGCCTCGCGTCGGCCTGGTCTTTACGGATGGCCGCTCCCAGGACGACATCTCCTTGTGGGCGGCGCGCGCCAAGGAGGAAG GCATTGTCATGTACGCCGTGGGCGTGGGCAAGGCGGTGGAGGAGGAGCTGCGGGAGATCGCCTCGGAGCCATCGGAGCTGCATGTGTCCTACTCCCCGGACTTCAGCACCATGGCGCACCTGCTGGAGAACCTCAAAGGCAGCATCTGTCCGG AGGAGGGCATCAGCGCCGGGACGGAGCTGCGGAGCCCGTGTGACTGCGAAAGCCTCATGGAGTTCCAGGGCCGCACGCTAGGAGCGCTCGACAGTCTGACCCAGAAC CTGGCCCAGCTGACCGCGCGCCTGGAGGACCTGGAGAACCAGCTGGCCAACCAGAAGTGA
- the MATN4 gene encoding matrilin-4 isoform X1 — MRPLPPPAPAAWQSPPRVRRPRRYLVQVPGRLRPSAPLCGRASELSGRFSAMRGLLCSPLPLLFMLLLPWETQLQFTGPKCRSGPLDLVFVIDSSRSVRPFEFETMRQFLVGLLRGLDVGPNATRVGVIQYSSQVQSVFPLGAFSRHEDMERAIRALVPLAQGTMTGLAIQYAMNVAFSVAEGARPPEARVPRVAVIVTDGRPQDRVAEVAAQARARGIEIYAVGVQRADVGSLRAMASPPLNEHVFLVESFDLIQEFGLQFQGRLCGKDLCAEGGHGCQHQCVSALDMYHCTCNPGYQLAADNKSCLAVDLCAQGTHGCAHHCVSSPGSYSCRCRAGFVLQRDQRSCRAIDHCSFGNHSCQHECVSTLSGPRCHCREGHDLLSDGRRCQARDLCNGVDHGCEFRCVSDGLSYRCLCPEGRQLQADGKSCSRCREGHVDLVLLVDGSKSVRPQNFELVKRFVNQIVDFLDVSPEGTRVGLVQFSSRVRTEFPLGRYGTAAEVKQAVLAIEYMERGTMTGMALRHLVEHSFSEAQGARPRALNVPRVGLVFTDGRSQDDISLWAARAKEEGIVMYAVGVGKAVEEELREIASEPSELHVSYSPDFSTMAHLLENLKGSICPEEGISAGTELRSPCDCESLMEFQGRTLGALDSLTQNLAQLTARLEDLENQLANQK, encoded by the exons CGCCATGAGGGGCCTTCTGTGCTCACCACTGCCCTTGCTGTTCATGCTCCTCCTGCCCTGGGAAACTCAGCTCCAGTTCACAG GTCCCAAGTGCAGATCTGGCCCCCTAGATTTGGTGTTCGTGATTGACAGCTCCCGGAGCGTACGCCCTTTTGAGTTCGAGACCATGAGGCAGTTCCTGGTGGGCCTGCTGCGCGGCTTGGATGTGGGGCCCAACGCCACGCGCGTCGGTGTGATCCAGTATTCGAGTCAAGTGCAGAGCGTCTTCCCTCTTGGCGCCTTCTCCCGCCACGAAGACATGGAGCGCGCCATCCGTGCCCTGGTGCCGCTGGCGCAGGGCACCATGACTGGGCTGGCAATCCAGTACGCCATGAATGTGGCCTTCAGCGTGGCCGAGGGCGCGCGCCCCCCAGAGGCGCGTGTGCCGCGCGTCGCCGTCATCGTGACCGACGGGCGGCCCCAGGACCGCGTGGCCGAGGTGGCGGCTCAGGCGCGCGCCCGCGGCATTGAGATCTATGCTGTAGGGGTGCAGCGCGCCGACGTGGGCTCGTTGCGCGCCATGGCGTCGCCTCCGCTGAATGAGCATGTCTTCCTTGTCGAGTCCTTCGATCTTATCCAAGAGTTTGGGCTGCAGTTCCAGGGCCGGCTGTGCG GGAAGGATCTATGTGCAGAGGGGGGACATGGATGCCAACACCAATGTGTCAGCGCCCTGGACATGTACCACTGCACCTGCAACCCCGGCTACCAGCTAGCAGCAGATAACAAGAGCTGTTTGG CTGTTGACCTGTGCGCCCAAGGGACCCACGGATGTGCACACCACTGTGTCAGCTCCCCGGGCTCCTATTCCTGTCGCTGCCGAGCTGGCTTTGTGCTCCAGCGGGACCAAAGGAGCTGCAGAG CTATCGACCACTGCAGCTTCGGGAATCACAGCTGCCAGCACGAGTGTGTCAGCACCCTCAGTGGGCCACGGTGCCACTGCAGAGAGGGCCATGATTTGCTGTCCGATGGGAGGCGCTGTCAGG CCCGGGACCTTTGCAATGGTGTGGACCATGGCTGTGAATTCCGGTGTGTGAGTGATGGCCTCTCCTATCGCTGCCTGTGCCCTGAGGGGCGGCAGCTCCAGGCAGATGGCAAGAGTTGCAGCC GGTGCCGGGAAGGCCATGTGGACCTGGTTCTGCTCGTCGATGGCTCCAAGAGCGTGCGCCCGCAGAACTTCGAGCTGGTGAAGCGCTTCGTGAACCAGATCGTGGACTTCCTGGACGTGTCCCCCGAGGGCACGCGCGTGGGGCTGGTGCAGTTCTCTAGCCGCGTGCGCACCGAGTTCCCTTTGGGCCGCTACGGGACGGCGGCGGAGGTGAAGCAGGCGGTGCTGGCGATAGAGTACATGGAGCGCGGCACTATGACCGGCATGGCGCTGCGCCACCTGGTGGAGCACAGCTTCTCCGAAGCGCAGGGTGCACGGCCCCGCGCCCTCAACGTGCCTCGCGTCGGCCTGGTCTTTACGGATGGCCGCTCCCAGGACGACATCTCCTTGTGGGCGGCGCGCGCCAAGGAGGAAG GCATTGTCATGTACGCCGTGGGCGTGGGCAAGGCGGTGGAGGAGGAGCTGCGGGAGATCGCCTCGGAGCCATCGGAGCTGCATGTGTCCTACTCCCCGGACTTCAGCACCATGGCGCACCTGCTGGAGAACCTCAAAGGCAGCATCTGTCCGG AGGAGGGCATCAGCGCCGGGACGGAGCTGCGGAGCCCGTGTGACTGCGAAAGCCTCATGGAGTTCCAGGGCCGCACGCTAGGAGCGCTCGACAGTCTGACCCAGAAC CTGGCCCAGCTGACCGCGCGCCTGGAGGACCTGGAGAACCAGCTGGCCAACCAGAAGTGA
- the MATN4 gene encoding matrilin-4 isoform X4, whose protein sequence is MRPLPPPAPAAWQSPPRVRRPRRYLVQVPGRLRPSAPLCGRASELSGRFSAMRGLLCSPLPLLFMLLLPWETQLQFTGPKCRSGPLDLVFVIDSSRSVRPFEFETMRQFLVGLLRGLDVGPNATRVGVIQYSSQVQSVFPLGAFSRHEDMERAIRALVPLAQGTMTGLAIQYAMNVAFSVAEGARPPEARVPRVAVIVTDGRPQDRVAEVAAQARARGIEIYAVGVQRADVGSLRAMASPPLNEHVFLVESFDLIQEFGLQFQGRLCGKDLCAEGGHGCQHQCVSALDMYHCTCNPGYQLAADNKSCLAVDLCAQGTHGCAHHCVSSPGSYSCRCRAGFVLQRDQRSCRAIDHCSFGNHSCQHECVSTLSGPRCHCREGHDLLSDGRRCQARDLCNGVDHGCEFRCVSDGLSYRCLCPEGRQLQADGKSCSRCREGHVDLVLLVDGSKSVRPQNFELVKRFVNQIVDFLDVSPEGTRVGLVQFSSRVRTEFPLGRYGTAAEVKQAVLAIEYMERGTMTGMALRHLVEHSFSEAQGARPRALNVPRVGLVFTDGRSQDDISLWAARAKEEGIVMYAVGVGKAVEEELREIASEPSELHVSYSPDFSTMAHLLENLKGSICPGSL, encoded by the exons CGCCATGAGGGGCCTTCTGTGCTCACCACTGCCCTTGCTGTTCATGCTCCTCCTGCCCTGGGAAACTCAGCTCCAGTTCACAG GTCCCAAGTGCAGATCTGGCCCCCTAGATTTGGTGTTCGTGATTGACAGCTCCCGGAGCGTACGCCCTTTTGAGTTCGAGACCATGAGGCAGTTCCTGGTGGGCCTGCTGCGCGGCTTGGATGTGGGGCCCAACGCCACGCGCGTCGGTGTGATCCAGTATTCGAGTCAAGTGCAGAGCGTCTTCCCTCTTGGCGCCTTCTCCCGCCACGAAGACATGGAGCGCGCCATCCGTGCCCTGGTGCCGCTGGCGCAGGGCACCATGACTGGGCTGGCAATCCAGTACGCCATGAATGTGGCCTTCAGCGTGGCCGAGGGCGCGCGCCCCCCAGAGGCGCGTGTGCCGCGCGTCGCCGTCATCGTGACCGACGGGCGGCCCCAGGACCGCGTGGCCGAGGTGGCGGCTCAGGCGCGCGCCCGCGGCATTGAGATCTATGCTGTAGGGGTGCAGCGCGCCGACGTGGGCTCGTTGCGCGCCATGGCGTCGCCTCCGCTGAATGAGCATGTCTTCCTTGTCGAGTCCTTCGATCTTATCCAAGAGTTTGGGCTGCAGTTCCAGGGCCGGCTGTGCG GGAAGGATCTATGTGCAGAGGGGGGACATGGATGCCAACACCAATGTGTCAGCGCCCTGGACATGTACCACTGCACCTGCAACCCCGGCTACCAGCTAGCAGCAGATAACAAGAGCTGTTTGG CTGTTGACCTGTGCGCCCAAGGGACCCACGGATGTGCACACCACTGTGTCAGCTCCCCGGGCTCCTATTCCTGTCGCTGCCGAGCTGGCTTTGTGCTCCAGCGGGACCAAAGGAGCTGCAGAG CTATCGACCACTGCAGCTTCGGGAATCACAGCTGCCAGCACGAGTGTGTCAGCACCCTCAGTGGGCCACGGTGCCACTGCAGAGAGGGCCATGATTTGCTGTCCGATGGGAGGCGCTGTCAGG CCCGGGACCTTTGCAATGGTGTGGACCATGGCTGTGAATTCCGGTGTGTGAGTGATGGCCTCTCCTATCGCTGCCTGTGCCCTGAGGGGCGGCAGCTCCAGGCAGATGGCAAGAGTTGCAGCC GGTGCCGGGAAGGCCATGTGGACCTGGTTCTGCTCGTCGATGGCTCCAAGAGCGTGCGCCCGCAGAACTTCGAGCTGGTGAAGCGCTTCGTGAACCAGATCGTGGACTTCCTGGACGTGTCCCCCGAGGGCACGCGCGTGGGGCTGGTGCAGTTCTCTAGCCGCGTGCGCACCGAGTTCCCTTTGGGCCGCTACGGGACGGCGGCGGAGGTGAAGCAGGCGGTGCTGGCGATAGAGTACATGGAGCGCGGCACTATGACCGGCATGGCGCTGCGCCACCTGGTGGAGCACAGCTTCTCCGAAGCGCAGGGTGCACGGCCCCGCGCCCTCAACGTGCCTCGCGTCGGCCTGGTCTTTACGGATGGCCGCTCCCAGGACGACATCTCCTTGTGGGCGGCGCGCGCCAAGGAGGAAG GCATTGTCATGTACGCCGTGGGCGTGGGCAAGGCGGTGGAGGAGGAGCTGCGGGAGATCGCCTCGGAGCCATCGGAGCTGCATGTGTCCTACTCCCCGGACTTCAGCACCATGGCGCACCTGCTGGAGAACCTCAAAGGCAGCATCTGTCCGG ggtcgctatga